GAGTTCTCCTCCAATTAAAATGGAACCTGTTTACGATGTTAATATAATTGGCAAACACTGTCTCGTACACTTGAACTCATGAGATTGAactgattttattcaattgtaACAGGTTGTGTTAGACCAAAAAAGATTTGACGGCGTCCATTCTGTTGCGGATGCTGTTGAGTACCTTCATTCGGGTAAAAGTGTTGGCAAGGTGTGCAGGATGCTGACTTTATTATGCTCcagttcattttatttatgtttttcctttttaaaggTCATGATCACAAGATGGCTCAATTCTTTACAACATATATTTTACAGGTTGTCGTCTGCATCGATCCAAGCTTCAGTGAACAAAAGTCAAAATTATGAGCATTTGCTGTGAAATTACCTCTGAGATCGAGCACACAGACCTCAGTTTCTGAGTATAATTAGAGCATTGGTATCTGTCATGCGGATCAGTGGACATGACAAGAAATTGAAGGGTCTTTCTGTTGAGTTCTGTCAAATAAACCACAATAACGAAACCTTTTACCAAGGTTTGAGTTTCAACAGTTTCACCAGTTTCACcgtttttttaatgcaaatggatttttttttgttacgttAATGCAATGGATTTTAATTACTCACCAAGATtatgtatgaaatgaaaaattgagCTGATTGATTCAAATGATTCTAGTTTTTGCTGGAGGCACAATATTAGTTCAGTAGCCAGTGCACTCATGGCCTCACAGCCCTTCTATTCGCAACATTCTTTGGGGTTTTATCCGTGCTGTTTTTGGCTATTGTTCATTCtccattttctttcattcttctaagaaaaaaattcaaaggaaaaacTACTTAATGCCTTCATCGTGGTGGATGTTTTCAATGGTTTTGAATTCTAAGCTTAAAGAATTTTGCTTGCTTCATTTAGTTCATGCTAGTCTCACAACCCACACTGATTAAGACATCTCTGAAAAAATTCCTTGGGCACTGCCATTGCAACGACAAGATTTTATCGAGACAGACAAGAAGTGAGATAGTCGACTTTCATTAAACATAACCTAAAATAATCACGAAGCAAGCAATGATATTACAAGTGCAGTTCTTCACCACTGTTTCTATGCTACAAAATGATAACGATCTGCTTGCCTTTCGACTCCATGATGGCTCGTTACAGGATCAAAAACCAAAATGTCAGTTGTCCATTATAGATTAGCTCCTACGCTGAAACCAAAGGAACTTGCTGCTGCCCAGCTATAGCGAACACTACTTTTTGCCTGTCAAAAAGCAATAATACAAGACATGAACCttgtaaattgattttcatCCAAATATGTGTGATCTATTGATTTTGTGGCGGGGCATTCAATTTTCTATTTCTGGTATGTGTTCGAAGAAATGAGTCCGGAGGAACATCCGATTTAGATGCCACAGTGAAGGGGTGTATTGGACTATTGGTGGTGGCATCCATCTCAAAACTGCTCCATGTTGAAATTGGGTTGCCCCCTCCCCAAATGGGTTATCTAAAGACTTGCTTTTACTAAAGGTTTTGAAGGGCTGAATAGCAGTACTTACTTGCTCTGATTCGTTTGGAGTATCTCCTATTCAAATCTGTGGCATCTGAAACCTTGccattttcttcactttttccCTCGTCTTCCTTGTCCTCCGTGTTATCCTTGACTTCATCGTCTTTCGTGTTTTCCTGATCTTCATTGTCTTCTGAATCATATGCCCTTACAATGTACACCTGGTAAAAAAAAGTAGTAATTGAGGGGGTTGATATTCATAGAAAACAACAACGGCTCACCAACATAACTGCAGCAGAAAACATAGACAGTTCTGAATTTACAATTAACACTCTGTTAAAACATCACTCAGATAGGCAGGCTGATCCTTCTTCGCTCAAATGGGACAGTACTTGCATACAATTTGCAGCTCAGCATGTAGCTTGCATCATTAAAATTGCATCCTCCAGCCAATTTTGCATTGGGCCAGAAAACAAAATATCCTTATTGACAGAAATGTAATGGAGGTCCATCACACGGCAACGAAGAATGTCTGTGCctaatattgttaaataaatcAAGTACAAGTTTTAAGGGTGAGAAGGCGCACCTTAAATTTAGTAGGGCTGACAAGCTGGAATACCAATGCATCTCCGTCAACTAGATCATGGTCAATAGCAAAACCTCTCCATCCCCCACTAAGACCAGTTTTTCCAGCCAGGTATTTCGTTTCAGATTCATCTCCATTTTCATCTTCCAAAGTGATCATTTCATCATAATGGGGAAGGTGAGCCTTACAGAAGGGGACCGGCAGACCCTATTGATAACATTGAAATCACAGTTATTGACACAGAAATTTCATGAACCATcttttgtagaaaaaaattaatcatacaaATATTGATGATCAGCTTGAGTATACAAATTACTACTTGGAGGACAGTAAAATCTTGCGTGTACATGGTACATAAAAAGGGACATAATTACTAAAAACCGGAAACTTTTTAGTTCGGGGATTAGCTTTGTAAACTGcccattttttaataaaaaccaagtcaacctctctctctctctctctagagctataaattaattagatagaCCGTGGACTCTTACCAGCCAAAACCCTCCAGTGACATGTGATTGGAGCATAGGTTTTACAAAACTTGGGAAATCAGCTCCCAAACTTGACTGAATTTGATCTGCCCTATGAATTGCATATATCCTTACTTCATCAGAAGCATAAACTCTATTCAAGAGATCCCTCCTTTGATAGCTCCTATAATACAAGTGCCACTCACAAAACACACAAGACAAGTTACAAAACACCCAACAAAATGTTAAAGTACTCaaaatctttctcttttttttaagaaaaaaaggtcCAAGTATAAAACCTTCTGGGTCTCGCCAAAGGTTCAATTGGAACCTGCCAGAAATAAAAAGTTACTTGctttcaataaattaatcacTATATATCAGCCCAAAAATCAATCTTGGCATTTCAGAGGTCTaaactttaatataaaaaataaagctgtCATCGTTGCAAAAACCAGAGCTTACTTCTTTATAGCTAACGGGAGGCTTGTCTGCAACCCGGTTCGACCTTCTAACAGGAGTCGAGGCCACTGGTGACCTAGAAATTCTGGGCTTCGCTTTCTTCACCTGTTTATTTAATTACCACACAATCTCTCCATAAAcatactacaaaaaaaaaaaccattaaacaaaaaaaatactcgaGTAAAAGCATTTACTGTGTGTACTCACTGGAGATGGCTTGGAAAGGAGACTTTGAGAGAGCTTTGTGAGGTTGAGCTCTTCCATTCTCTTCTTGTTCTCCTCCATCCTCTTTTGCCTGGTTTCTTCGTAcgtttgttttgatttcatcattttttgttAGAAAGATGAACTCTTTCCCCCCTTTAattagagtgaaaaaaaaaaggacttgaaATGAAAAGTTGAGGAGAAAGTAAACTATTGAGTATTGAGtatcgattttttttcctaatagtATTATCTGTCGGCCTCTCTCTGTGTATGGAAGGACAGTGGTGGAGTGGTGAGTTGTAAGAGTGAGCGCCTTGTTTAGTAGCGTTTGAATTCAAAACCTGGTTCGTGTCATCAACTCTATATTTTGGgttttcattcttatttttttgagaagtgTGCCTCTTTGGGCATTTACATTTGCCATGTGGATTGTAGAGTTTTTTTTCGTTTATgattaaaagagttttttttctatcgatATCTGAGttgaatttcttaatatttatatcttaattattatttatcagttaataaattaaaatatttataaattattcattaaatttcaGATATATGATAAATATCtattatctattatttatttattaatcaataaaaaataatatatatatctttgaagtaaatatagtataataaataataaatactatttatatacatgtattttatattagtattaAGATATGAATATatcatattgtattaaaaaagtttaaatattttataaatatatttatataatataaatatatattttttgagttaGGTTTGGACGAGTTTTAgatcaggtttaataatatcTATACTCTACctattatttattagatttaaaaaatactaactcATCCAAATCAGGTCTAAATTATCTTCTTTATTATTGAGCTAACTTTTatagaaaattagtttttttaattagattttaaatatatcattcatattacaaataatatatctataaaaaaattatttctcatagttatttgaatagaaaataataactgaaaaaacaaattcatttacTATCTAAATGAATACCTTAATAATATGACTaatatactaataaaattaaaatacaaaaatgtgtTCTGGTTCATTTTTTAACGggcaaatcattttttttaatttaattgatttgaccACATGAAAATATTATGACGCTCTCTCTTATTagtaattttgatttatagatgagccactacttttttttttaaggatattatTCTTGTCGgaaaaagtttgaatttttcgGAAATCATGtttctaaatttcttttgtttgttttttattttaaaatacactaatattaaaaataaatttaaaaaaataaaaaattattattttaacatatttttaaataaaaaatattttttaaaaaacatctaccACAGTCACTGCTGAATATACTCTTGTCTCCAACTTTCATCTACCTCTGTCAAATTTCATTGCAAACCAAAACTTTACTACCTCGTAGCATAGGATCCATGCATATAAAATCTCTTTgcataaaaaatgcttttcatttttttataactattttttatatatagttataacatgctaatattaaaataaaaaattaataaataaaaaacacttcaaaaaaattcgaatttttcaaaacaacatcCCCGTTAAGTCAAAGGAGGGGACTCCAACGAATAAATCTGATCAGTAGCCGTATCTGGTCCAAAACTTCATTTGTTCAAAACATCCACAATCTCATTTCAGTTGTTAGCTCTGGCTCATGTTATTTTCACAAGCAATACTAACAAATTGGCAGCTCTCCTCTGGGACGATTCAATAACCTAACAACAATCGATGAAGTAGACAAAATGTTATGAATCTCAGTTCTCAGCCAATGTTTCTATGCTACTTGACAAAATCTAATCAGTAATTAGCGAGGGCCTTTCAACTCCACAATGGCATGTTGCAGAGACAAGCCAAGCCAAAACAAAAGATTCATTTCTCCACAATAGGTTAGCTCTTATATTGCGAAGAAGGAAACTTGCTGCTGCTCCACATCATGAAACACTACTTTCTGCCTGGAAAAAGCAATAATATATCCGACTCAGAAACTTGTAGAATGGTTTGAAGGTGATATAAATGCGGGTGCGAATTGATCAGTACTTCATTTTTGTCTTCTAATATTTCTGACCAGTACCAAAATTTACCTATGCCAGCATATGAATGGCAGTAAACAAGAAAAAGATTCTTGATAGCAGTTCAAGAATCCTTGAAGCAAGTGTTTTTACCTATCAAATTTCCACAAAGTATtcctatcattttttaaatgttagcGTTGATGGGGATTCCCAGTTAGAACATAGATTTTCACTAAATCAAGCTCAAACTTTAACGCATCCCAACAGGTACTCATATTTCAATTTAGGGATCAGAATCTATTTATATAACTACTAATATGACTATTTATGTGGATTGATTTCCTATCATGGAAAACTTCTGAAGATTTTGAAGGGTTGAAAAGCAATTACTTGCTCTGGTTCGTTTGGCTATCCCATCCAAGTGCTTGGAATCTGAATTCTTGTCATTGTCAATgttttccttcccttcattaTCTTCTTCCATGTCTTCCTTGTTTTCGTTGTCTTCTGAATCATATGCCCTTGCAATGTACACCTAATAAAAAGAGTCGCAACTAAGAGAATTGAGACGCATAGATTACTCATGTGGCTGTAATTCCATCTACATAAGCGTAGCAGAAAAAATGGGCAAAAATACTTTGTTAAGACATCATTCTGTTTAGGAAGGCCTGCCAAACATATAACAGGACATGAACCAGAAGCAATATATTGAGGCAATAATTCCATTTTGGTCCGATGGGGCAATGTTTGCATACAGTCCAAGGTTTAGTATTTTACCCTGCTGCACAATATCTAAATCATAGAACTACTTTTAAACCACAATTCAAATGCACACCAGTCAAAGATTCTGTATCAACTGAGATATAACAAGAGATTAATCACATTGCACCAGGAACATTGCCCAAGCCTATTGTAAAACAAATCAAGCATAGGTTTTAATGAGTGAATTAAGGTGCTTGCCTTAAATCTTGTAGGGCTGACTAGCTGGAATACTAATGCATCTCCATCAACGAGTTCATGATCAATGGAAAACCCTCTCCATCCGCCACTAAGACCAGTTTTTTGAGCAAGGTACTTCGTTTGGAATTCATCTCCATTTTCATCTTCCAAAGTCATCATTTCATCACTAAGGGGAAGATGCGACTTGCAGAAGTAAACTGGCAGGCCCTGATAGATACGTTCAGCGATTTCATAAAACTCCAATCCCCTAGTAAAATCTGAGTATGAAATTACCTACCATCTTTACTGTTTGGAGAACAAGGACATGATGATCATTGAACATGAAAAGGACCAAAATTGACAAATTATTTCTCCAAATTTTTACCTCTTCAGTTTCTCAATTGGTATGTActgaaaaaggaagaaatgtaGTGATAATTGGTCTGTTTACAAGCCAGCAACTTTCTCAAAAGAAAGATTCTTTCCTTCTAGCTTTCTACAGTTACAATAATGAGGCAAAACCACTGATTTCTTACCAGCCAAAAGCATCCGCTGACATGTGATTGGACCATGGGTTTTAGAAAACTTGGGAAATCAGCTCCCAAACGTGAC
This region of Populus trichocarpa isolate Nisqually-1 chromosome 9, P.trichocarpa_v4.1, whole genome shotgun sequence genomic DNA includes:
- the LOC7490028 gene encoding B3 domain-containing protein At3g19184; this encodes MMKSKQTYEETRQKRMEENKKRMEELNLTKLSQSLLSKPSPVKKAKPRISRSPVASTPVRRSNRVADKPPVSYKEVPIEPLARPRRSYQRRDLLNRVYASDEVRIYAIHRADQIQSSLGADFPSFVKPMLQSHVTGGFWLGLPVPFCKAHLPHYDEMITLEDENGDESETKYLAGKTGLSGGWRGFAIDHDLVDGDALVFQLVSPTKFKVYIVRAYDSEDNEDQENTKDDEVKDNTEDKEDEGKSEENGKVSDATDLNRRYSKRIRASKK
- the LOC18102111 gene encoding B3 domain-containing protein At3g19184, with amino-acid sequence MAKSKQTYEEIRQKRVEENKKRMEELNLTKLSQSLLSKPSPLKKGKPRTFRPAAALTPVRRSTRVSDRPTVSYKELPVETLERTRRSYSYRRRGFGVYASSEARAYAIDKAEQIQSRLGADFPSFLKPMVQSHVSGCFWLGLPVYFCKSHLPLSDEMMTLEDENGDEFQTKYLAQKTGLSGGWRGFSIDHELVDGDALVFQLVSPTRFKVYIARAYDSEDNENKEDMEEDNEGKENIDNDKNSDSKHLDGIAKRTRASRK